The Cydia amplana chromosome 19, ilCydAmpl1.1, whole genome shotgun sequence genome includes a window with the following:
- the LOC134657055 gene encoding protein Red — MDEHRTGEETPMSQRLTNEDFRKLLMTPRATPAAGAHPAGSVREAMANAGSMPPPTENKSELRRKKKSYYAALKKQEDNKLAELAEKYRDRARERRDGSNDIGPTDPTSNTSSAYRAVAPDVKSGMDAKERRRQLIQESKYLGGDMEHTHLVKGLDYALLQKVRSEIQTREQEQEEEMERLVSEPPVEAVKEKKEVAPQEEEIQFKTQMGKNIYNMVTDQKNKKVTRNELFAPGRMAYVVELDEEGTIDSDIPTTLTRSKADVPEPDERSSAASANDVVLEKLTQIFSYLRHGRHRKLKKTKDKNAEKGRNEDSIYGDIGDYVGGERRERERRDERPGTGYFDKPAEQDKEEGPGPMPRRAGPNPEERDKRSAALLSRLAAEPEGYAECYPGLREMDDAIDDSDDEVDYTKMDAGNKKGPIGRWDFDTQEEYSAYMSSKEALPKAAFQYGVKTQDGRKTRKTKDKSEKAELDREWQQIQNIIQKRKAPATGDEPGYKTPKY; from the exons ATGGACGAACATCGTACCGGGGAGGAGACCCCGATGTCTCAGAGGCTCACAAACGAGGATTTCAGGAAACTCCTTATGACTCCGAGGGCTACGCCTGCAGCCGGCGCCCACCCCGCTGGCTCAGTGCGCGAGGCCATGGCCAATGCTGG GTCCATGCCACCACCAACAGAAAATAAAAGTGAGCTTCGACGAAAGAAGAAGTCATATTATGCTGCCTTAAAGAAACAGGAAGATAATAAGTTGGCAGAGTTAGCGGAGAAGTATAGAGACAGAGCTAGGGAGAGGAGAGACGGGTCCAATGATATTGGGCCTACTGACCCCACCAGCAATACCAGCAGTGCTTACAG AGCTGTAGCCCCAGATGTTAAGTCGGGAATGGATGCCAAGGAAAGAAGAAGACAACTTATTCAG GAATCCAAATATCTTGGTGGTGACATGGAGCATACTCACTTGGTGAAAGGTCTTGATTATGCTCTATTGCAAAAG GTGCGTTCAGAGATCCAAACTCGTGAGCAGGAGCAGGAGGAAGAGATGGAGCGGCTCGTGTCGGAGCCGCCGGTTGAGGCAGTCAAGGAAAAGAAGGAGGTCGCCCCG caAGAAGAAGAAATCCAATTCAAAACACAAATGgggaaaaatatatacaacatgGTCACGGATCAGAA AAACAAGAAGGTGACCCGCAACGAGTTGTTCGCGCCGGGCCGCATGGCGTATGTGGTTGAACTAGACGAGGAAGGCACTATAG ACAGCGACATCCCTACAACGCTGACGCGCAGCAAGGCCGACGTGCCCGAGCCAGACGAGCGCAGCTCGGCCGCCAGCGCCAACGACGTCGTGCTAGAGAAGCTCACGCAGATATTCAGCTACCTGCGCCACGGCCGGCACAGGAAACTCAAGAAGACTAAG GACAAGAACGCAGAAAAGGGTCGCAACGAAGACTCGATATACGGCGACATTGGCGACTATGTCGGCGGCGAGCGACGTGAGCGAGAGAGACGGGACGAGCGGCCGGGGACGGGCTACTTCGACAAACCCGCCGAGCAGGATAAGGAGGAAG GCCCCGGGCCGatgccgcgccgcgccggcccCAACCCGGAGGAGCGGGACAAGCGCTCCGCGGCGCTGCTGTCGCGGCTCGCGGCCGAGCCCGAGGGCTACGCCGAGTGCTACCCGGGGCTGCGCGAGATGGACGACGCGATCGACGACTCCGACGACGAAGTCGACTACACCAAGATGGACGCCGGCAACAAGAAGGGCCCTATAG GGCGATGGGACTTTGACACGCAAGAAGAGTACTCCGCCTATATGAGCAGCAAGGAGGCGCTGCCGAAGGCTGCCTTCCAGTACGGTGTGAAGACACAGGACGGACGGAAGACAAGGAAGACCAAGGATAAGAGCGAGAAGGCAGAGCTCGACCGAGAGTGGCAACAG attcaaaatataattcaaaaacgcaAGGCGCCTGCGACGGGCGACGAGCCAGGGTACAAGACCCCGAAATACTAG
- the LOC134657170 gene encoding macrophage migration inhibitory factor-like, with protein sequence MPHFRIETNVPRDQIPKDFVSKAVPILAKALGKPEQYCVVSVHPDVMMSFSGTTAPCAIGNVMSIGALGVEQNKKHAKVLYELVEKELGVPSDRMYITFQDEPTGNVGFKGTTFHAIFG encoded by the exons ATGCCGCATTTCAGGATTGAGACAAACGTACCGCGGGACCAAATCCCGAAGGATTTCGTTTCCAAGGCAGTGCCAATACTTGCTAAAGCTCTTGGTAAACCGGAACAG TACTGCGTGGTATCCGTTCATCCTGATGTGATGATGAGCTTCAGCGGAACCACTGCACCTTGCGCTATTGGGAATGTGATGTCTATTGGAGCCCTGGGTGTGGAACAGAACAAGAAACATGCCAAAGTTCTTTATGAATTAGTAGAAAAAGAGTTAGGAGTGCCTTCAGACCG GATGTACATCACCTTCCAAGACGAACCTACAGGCAATGTGGGCTTCAAGGGAACTACCTTCCATGCCATTTTTGGATAA